The following coding sequences are from one Rhinoraja longicauda isolate Sanriku21f chromosome 35, sRhiLon1.1, whole genome shotgun sequence window:
- the fbxl15 gene encoding F-box/LRR-repeat protein 15 isoform X4 — protein sequence MISCQLLELPWEDVLVPHVLCHLPLCQLVCLQRVSKQFDNLIQVYWTNCHRLDTSQFGAAIPRSALCRILKDNSVLHQLVVHSCSDWLTDLELLPVIGQNHHLEKVDVTGCRGLSRRTLVALSLSCPNLQHLSLRQCEWVDSLSLRSLADRCSRLVSIDLTACKQLNDEAVCYLVRKCPKIRSLSLAVNANLSDGSVQEVAKLCTELEHLDLTGCLRLRNECIRTVAEYCTKLSSLKVNHCHNITEGCLEVLRKKGVDIDVEPPLQRALVLLQDVVGFAPYINLQI from the exons CAGCTGCCAGCTCCTGGAGTTACCGTGGGAGGATGTCCTGGTTCCTCATGTTCTCTGCCACCTCCCTTTGTGCCAACTGGTCTGCTTGCAGCGTGTCAGCAAACAGTTCGACAACTTGATTCAGGTCTACTGGACAAACTGTCACCGTCTGGACACCTCGCAG TTTGGGGCTGCCATTCCTCGCAGTGCGTTGTGCAGAATACTGAAAGACAACTCTGTGCTGCACCAGCTGGTTGTGCACAGCTGCTCCGACTGGCTAACGGACCTCGAGCTCCTGCCGGTGATCGGCCAGAACCACCACTTGGAGAAGGTGGACGTGACGGGGTGCCGCGGGCTGAGCCGGCGGACGCTGGTGGCCTTGTCCCTGAGTTGCCCCAACCTGCAGCACCTCTCCCTCAGGCAGTGCGAATGGGTGGACTCCCTCTCCCTGCGCAGCCTGGCCGATCGCTGCAGCCGTCTCGTGTCCATTGACCTCACTGCCTGCAAGCAGCTGAACGACGAGGCTGTCTGCTACCTGGTGCGCAAATGTCCAAAGATCCGCTCACTCTCTCTGGCCGTCAATGCAAACCTCAGCGATGGCTCGGTGCAGGAGGTTGCAAAACTATGCACCGAGCTCGAGCACCTGGACCTGACCGGCTGCCTGCGCCTCAGGAACGAATGTATAAG GACAGTTGCGGAGTATTGCACAAAGCTCAGCTCGTTGAAAGTGAATCACTGCCACAACATCACTGAAGGATGCTTAGAGGTTTTGCGTAAGAAGGGAGTGGACATTGATGTAGAACCTCCCCTGCAACGGGCACTGGTACTTCTGCAGGATGTGGTGGGCTTTGCTCCATATATCAACCTCCAGATTTGA
- the fbxl15 gene encoding F-box/LRR-repeat protein 15 isoform X2 — protein METGESSSSCQLLELPWEDVLVPHVLCHLPLCQLVCLQRVSKQFDNLIQVYWTNCHRLDTSQFGAAIPRSALCRILKDNSVLHQLVVHSCSDWLTDLELLPVIGQNHHLEKVDVTGCRGLSRRTLVALSLSCPNLQHLSLRQCEWVDSLSLRSLADRCSRLVSIDLTACKQLNDEAVCYLVRKCPKIRSLSLAVNANLSDGSVQEVAKLCTELEHLDLTGCLRLRNECIRTVAEYCTKLSSLKVNHCHNITEGCLEVLRKKGVDIDVEPPLQRALVLLQDVVGFAPYINLQI, from the exons CAGCTGCCAGCTCCTGGAGTTACCGTGGGAGGATGTCCTGGTTCCTCATGTTCTCTGCCACCTCCCTTTGTGCCAACTGGTCTGCTTGCAGCGTGTCAGCAAACAGTTCGACAACTTGATTCAGGTCTACTGGACAAACTGTCACCGTCTGGACACCTCGCAG TTTGGGGCTGCCATTCCTCGCAGTGCGTTGTGCAGAATACTGAAAGACAACTCTGTGCTGCACCAGCTGGTTGTGCACAGCTGCTCCGACTGGCTAACGGACCTCGAGCTCCTGCCGGTGATCGGCCAGAACCACCACTTGGAGAAGGTGGACGTGACGGGGTGCCGCGGGCTGAGCCGGCGGACGCTGGTGGCCTTGTCCCTGAGTTGCCCCAACCTGCAGCACCTCTCCCTCAGGCAGTGCGAATGGGTGGACTCCCTCTCCCTGCGCAGCCTGGCCGATCGCTGCAGCCGTCTCGTGTCCATTGACCTCACTGCCTGCAAGCAGCTGAACGACGAGGCTGTCTGCTACCTGGTGCGCAAATGTCCAAAGATCCGCTCACTCTCTCTGGCCGTCAATGCAAACCTCAGCGATGGCTCGGTGCAGGAGGTTGCAAAACTATGCACCGAGCTCGAGCACCTGGACCTGACCGGCTGCCTGCGCCTCAGGAACGAATGTATAAG GACAGTTGCGGAGTATTGCACAAAGCTCAGCTCGTTGAAAGTGAATCACTGCCACAACATCACTGAAGGATGCTTAGAGGTTTTGCGTAAGAAGGGAGTGGACATTGATGTAGAACCTCCCCTGCAACGGGCACTGGTACTTCTGCAGGATGTGGTGGGCTTTGCTCCATATATCAACCTCCAGATTTGA
- the fbxl15 gene encoding F-box/LRR-repeat protein 15 isoform X3, giving the protein METGESSSCQLLELPWEDVLVPHVLCHLPLCQLVCLQRVSKQFDNLIQVYWTNCHRLDTSQFGAAIPRSALCRILKDNSVLHQLVVHSCSDWLTDLELLPVIGQNHHLEKVDVTGCRGLSRRTLVALSLSCPNLQHLSLRQCEWVDSLSLRSLADRCSRLVSIDLTACKQLNDEAVCYLVRKCPKIRSLSLAVNANLSDGSVQEVAKLCTELEHLDLTGCLRLRNECIRTVAEYCTKLSSLKVNHCHNITEGCLEVLRKKGVDIDVEPPLQRALVLLQDVVGFAPYINLQI; this is encoded by the exons CTGCCAGCTCCTGGAGTTACCGTGGGAGGATGTCCTGGTTCCTCATGTTCTCTGCCACCTCCCTTTGTGCCAACTGGTCTGCTTGCAGCGTGTCAGCAAACAGTTCGACAACTTGATTCAGGTCTACTGGACAAACTGTCACCGTCTGGACACCTCGCAG TTTGGGGCTGCCATTCCTCGCAGTGCGTTGTGCAGAATACTGAAAGACAACTCTGTGCTGCACCAGCTGGTTGTGCACAGCTGCTCCGACTGGCTAACGGACCTCGAGCTCCTGCCGGTGATCGGCCAGAACCACCACTTGGAGAAGGTGGACGTGACGGGGTGCCGCGGGCTGAGCCGGCGGACGCTGGTGGCCTTGTCCCTGAGTTGCCCCAACCTGCAGCACCTCTCCCTCAGGCAGTGCGAATGGGTGGACTCCCTCTCCCTGCGCAGCCTGGCCGATCGCTGCAGCCGTCTCGTGTCCATTGACCTCACTGCCTGCAAGCAGCTGAACGACGAGGCTGTCTGCTACCTGGTGCGCAAATGTCCAAAGATCCGCTCACTCTCTCTGGCCGTCAATGCAAACCTCAGCGATGGCTCGGTGCAGGAGGTTGCAAAACTATGCACCGAGCTCGAGCACCTGGACCTGACCGGCTGCCTGCGCCTCAGGAACGAATGTATAAG GACAGTTGCGGAGTATTGCACAAAGCTCAGCTCGTTGAAAGTGAATCACTGCCACAACATCACTGAAGGATGCTTAGAGGTTTTGCGTAAGAAGGGAGTGGACATTGATGTAGAACCTCCCCTGCAACGGGCACTGGTACTTCTGCAGGATGTGGTGGGCTTTGCTCCATATATCAACCTCCAGATTTGA
- the cuedc2 gene encoding CUE domain-containing protein 2, with amino-acid sequence MALEKLIHDSLTKFVHSYIPDADLSVIDEVILSYITGVLEELGSPDSSEENFDVEMFVEMMEAKISSITIYEMMFDLAAQLIEARNKENIPPPSPSLQDTVCSLKKQSSDWEQRSSMELEINLVAGVGAMAKKGCDKKEDGVQLLLEMFPSCSVSAMQHVLSMAKGDLHYAVQLIMEGAVEEPDTAPSEVMPKTDKKIKASILEKYMMVDDEEDVKTHKPIAPKAAPKKLIRYIDNQVVSTKGERYTEVKKTENDEMKKTYINLKPARKYKFH; translated from the exons TGTTATTGATGAGGTCATCCTTTCGTACATCACGGGTGTGCTGGAGGAGCTTGGATCGCCAGACTCGTCTGAAGAGAATTTTGACGTGGAAATGTTTGTCGAAATGATGGAAGCAAAAATAAGCAG CATCACTATTTATGAGATGATGTTTGATTTGGCCGCACAGCTGATCGAAGCCCGTAACAAAG AAAAtattcctcctccttctcccagcTTACAAGACACTGTATGTTCTTTGAAGAAACAATCGAGCGATTGGGAACAGAGGTCATCGATGGAGTTGGAAATCAATTTGGTGGCAGGAGTAGGAGCCATGGCAAAG AAAGGCTGTGATAAAAAGGAAGATGGGGTCCAGTTGCTTCTTGAGATGTTCCCATCCTGCAGCGTATCCGCCATGCAGCATGTTCTCTCCATGGCTAAAGGCGACCTGCATTACGCTGTGCAGTTGATAATGGAAGGGGCAGTGGAGGAGCCTGACACAGCACCTTCAGAGGTGA TGCCAAAAACAGATAAGAAGATCAAAGCCAGCATCTTGGAAAA ATATATGATGGTGGATGACGAGGAAGATGTCAAAACTCACAAGCCTATCGCACCTAAAGCA GCTCCCAAAAAGCTGATTCGATACATAGACAACCAGGTAGTGAGCACAAAGGGTGAACGATATACCGAAGTGAAGAAAACTGAAAATGATGAGATGAAGAAAACATACATCAATCTTAAACCAGCCAGAAAATATAAATTTCACTGA